The bacterium genome contains a region encoding:
- a CDS encoding YifB family Mg chelatase-like AAA ATPase: MLAKVTSAGLLGIDAYKVEVEVDIARGLPAFTTVGLPDAAVKESKDRVLAAVKNAGFPIPSSRITVNLAPADVKKEGAAYDLPIALGILACRGIVPLEALCKYIIVGELSLDGTMRPVRGALSIAALVKELGFEGLILPKENAAEAAIHGDGFVYPASSLVEVAQFLSGEFDIAPAKVNVDELFREEMVWGVDFADVKGQEHAKRALEVAAAGGHNILLVGPPGTGKTMLAKRLPTILPSLSLEEALETTRIHSVAGALESGRALVAIRPFRSPHHTISDAGLIGGGQVPKPGEVSLAHNGVLFLDELPEFRRNVLEVMRQPLEDGKVVISRAKVTIGYPAQFTLVAAMNPCPCGNLTDPVNVCRCTPPQIQRYRSRISGPLLDRIDIHIEVPKLRFDEIRRREQGERSEDVRGRVMAARNVQLARFKSSVRKKPIYSNSQMGAKDVRAFCEIGPDSEHLLKTAMERFGLSARAHDKILKVARTIADLDSSEHIKPQHISEAIQYRSLDRKVEV, translated from the coding sequence ATGCTTGCAAAGGTTACGTCAGCAGGACTACTGGGAATCGACGCATACAAGGTAGAGGTCGAGGTTGACATCGCGCGCGGACTGCCTGCGTTTACAACGGTTGGTCTTCCTGACGCTGCGGTCAAGGAATCAAAGGATCGCGTGCTTGCCGCGGTCAAGAACGCCGGTTTTCCGATACCCTCCTCGCGGATAACGGTTAACTTGGCTCCCGCAGACGTTAAAAAGGAGGGCGCCGCATACGACCTGCCCATAGCCCTGGGCATACTTGCCTGCCGGGGCATCGTGCCGCTTGAAGCCCTTTGTAAATACATCATCGTCGGCGAACTCTCGCTTGACGGAACGATGCGGCCCGTTCGCGGCGCTCTCTCGATAGCGGCTCTGGTAAAGGAACTGGGATTCGAGGGGCTCATTCTTCCAAAGGAGAACGCGGCGGAGGCAGCCATCCACGGCGACGGGTTTGTTTACCCCGCCTCATCCCTGGTCGAGGTAGCGCAGTTTCTTTCCGGCGAATTCGATATCGCGCCTGCCAAGGTCAATGTTGACGAGCTTTTCCGCGAGGAGATGGTCTGGGGCGTGGATTTTGCGGACGTCAAGGGTCAGGAGCACGCCAAGCGCGCTCTTGAGGTCGCGGCGGCAGGCGGGCATAACATCCTTCTTGTGGGACCGCCGGGCACAGGCAAAACCATGCTCGCAAAGAGACTCCCGACCATACTTCCCTCCCTGTCGCTCGAGGAGGCGCTCGAAACCACGCGCATACACTCTGTCGCTGGCGCGCTCGAATCGGGTCGCGCGCTCGTCGCAATACGTCCGTTTCGCTCGCCCCACCATACAATCTCGGACGCAGGCCTTATCGGCGGGGGGCAGGTACCTAAGCCCGGCGAGGTGAGCCTTGCTCACAACGGCGTGCTGTTTTTAGATGAGCTTCCCGAGTTCCGCCGCAACGTTCTCGAGGTCATGCGCCAACCCTTGGAGGACGGCAAGGTCGTCATCAGCCGCGCAAAGGTCACCATAGGCTATCCGGCTCAGTTCACTTTGGTCGCTGCCATGAACCCGTGCCCGTGCGGTAATCTCACCGATCCCGTGAACGTATGCAGATGCACGCCGCCGCAGATTCAGCGCTACCGCTCCCGTATCTCCGGCCCGCTTTTGGATAGAATCGACATCCACATCGAGGTGCCGAAGCTTCGCTTTGACGAGATTCGCCGCAGGGAGCAGGGCGAGCGTTCGGAGGACGTGCGCGGCCGGGTGATGGCAGCGCGGAACGTTCAGCTCGCACGCTTCAAATCCTCCGTGCGCAAGAAGCCCATATACTCCAACTCCCAGATGGGCGCGAAGGACGTGCGAGCCTTCTGCGAGATTGGCCCGGACTCGGAGCATCTCCTGAAGACCGCGATGGAGCGCTTCGGGCTCTCCGCCCGCGCGCACGACAAGATTCTCAAGGTCGCAAGGACTATAGCGGATCTCGACTCCTCCGAACACATCAAGCCCCAGCACATCTCAGAGGCCATCCAGTACCGGAGCCTTGACAGGAAGGTGGAGGTGTAG